One Natronomonas gomsonensis genomic window, CAAGTCCCACCACCAGAACGTCGTGTACAGCGGTATCGTCGCGGTCGACGAGTCCGTGTACGTCCCCCTCGACCGGTTTGAGTATCCCGTCGCAGCAGTTTGCCGTCGGGCTGGCAGAAGGACTCGGAACGCCCGTCACGCTCGAAGGGACGGCTGCGGCCGATGACCGCGCGAGTATCTGCTCACCTATCGGTGGGGCGAAGCCATCACCGATGACTGAAGCACCGAATCCTATCGCGGTGAACAGTTATTTCCCGGATAGGGCTCGTGTCTGCATATGGTCGAAGAGCAGGCCGTCTCGCTTTTCGTCAATCTCGCTGCGACCGGAATCACTGCGGGGTCTGGGGTGGCGTCACGGAAGGCACGGGACGTGATTCGGCAACGGGTCCATCGAGAGGACCTCGAACATGTGGCAACCGAGTTCAGCAAATCACTGCGGCAGTCGATTGCCGACGTGGATGCACGGACGGAGACGAACGAACTCACAGAAGTCTCCGACAACTGGGAGGCCGTCATCGCCGAACTCGCGGGGCTGCCGGGGGACACCAGCCAGCCGGTCGAAAAGCAACGAGAGCGAGACCAACTCGAAGTTCTGTTCCGGTCCGATAACGGGACGGACGCAGTACAGGAAATCGTCGAGGCAATCGCGACGGCGAAAGGCTTCGATATCGCAAACACTCCACAACTGCGGGAGGCACTGACCGACGCCGTCGCCGAGGCGTACCGTGAGGCGCTGGTCGACTTCCAGCACCGCATCGCTGGAACTGACCTCGCTGACGTGTTCCAACAAGAGTTAGGACTGCATCTCTCGGACCAACTGGAGGGCGCCCAGCAACGACTGACGACACTAACCGAAATCGGCGAGCAGTTGCTCACACAGGACGCTCGCAACGAGGGGTTCCGCCAGCTGTCACCCGCGTACTTCCAGCGGGCACCGGTCACCCCCGAGTTGTCTTGGCGGACGACGTTCAGTCTCGCAGATGTCGCGGCAGATATCCCGGCACAGCGGACAGGTATCGAAGCGGACACTGCCAGTAGCGAACTGTTGGATTCGCTCGAAACAGGGACGAACCGACTGGTCATCGGTCGGGCCGGCAGCGGGAAAAGCACGCTCTGCAAGCAGGTCGCAATCGAGTGGTATCGCGATGACGAGACCGGGCCGGTGTTCTACCGTGACACAGACCGCGCGGGGAGGCGATTCGAGAGTCGCGACGCCCTTCGACGGGCTATCGAGCAGGGACAGGGTCACGCCCTCGTTGTCGTTGAAGATGTCGTGCGTTCGGACGCGAGAGCCGTACTGCGGGTGGTGGAGGAATACGAAGACGACCCGGATGTGAGCTTCCTTTTGGACGCTCGCGTCTCGGAACTGGACGATGAGATGGGGGCACGTGCCTACGACGAATCCATGACACGCCGGACGCGTGCGATTATCGACGACGTGACGTCATACACCCTGCCGGTGGTTTCAAAAGCAGACGTACAGCGGGTCGTCGATGCGTTCGAGGACGCCACCGGACGAACGGTCTCACAGTCGGTCACTGACCTATACGAGACGGTCCGCAGCGAGGATGTCGAAGGCTTCGGCGCGTTCATGCTCCTGGCATTTCACTTGCCACTGGGCATCGATTCGATAGAGAACGACGGCCGGGCAGCGACCGGCTTGGAGGGACACGTTCGGTCGCGGTACGAAACTATCGAACGGCCGGCCGATGAGCAGTCTCTCCGGGACCTCACACAGTTCAATCCCAACCTACTGGCAGACGTAGCCGTGATGGTGAACCTGTTGAACGCCAGTGGAATCGGCATCCATCCCGAGTTGGTCCACGCACTCGGGTACGAGTACGGACACGATATCGACACCCACGATGAGATTGCCGCGATTCGCGAGGCGCTGACGGGGTGGTTCCTCTATCCGGTCGAGACGGGGGAGCAAACACGCGCAACCCATCCCCTGTGGTCGACGCTGTATCTGCGTGTGCTGGCCCAAGACCATGCTGACCAGCAGGCCGACAGCCGACGGCGGAGTCGCTCTGAGCCACGGACCGGTCGGTGTCTGGAGGCCCTGTTTCGGCTCTTCGATGAACTCAACCACCGCGAATCGACGGCGCGGGAGTTTCCGCAGTCATCGGTGGTGGCGGAGATTGAAACCCACTCGACCGAGACGGCCGACGACTACGTCAGGTCGGTGATGGACCTCAGCCGTGAATGGCCGATTTTGGGTCCACTCGTTGGAACATCGGCGACGGCTCGCTATGCGTTGCCGGAGTGTTGTCCGGACAGCACCCGACAACAGACCCGCCTCAGTCGGGCGTGGGCACACCTCCAGAACGGCTCGATAGATAGCGCAAAATCGGAGTACGAGGCGGTCCTAGAGCAGTCACAGAACCTCACCGAAAGAGCCAAGGTTTCCGCTCTTGCGGGACTCGGAACCATCGCCCACCAACGGGGCGACCCGGAGAAGGCAAAAGAGATTCACGAGGAGCGTCTCGATATTTGCCAATCGGCCGGGTACCCCGTCGGTGAAGCCGGTGCTTTGGACAGCCTCGGGAACATCTCACTCGTGCTCGGAGAGTATCAGACAGCCGAAAAGCACTACCAACAAAGCCTCGAACTGGTCCAGGACATCGGATTCTCCCTCGGGGAGGCACAGAGCCTCAACAATCTGGGCGCACTCGCACAGGAGATGCGCGAGTACCGGAGGGCCCGAGAATACCACCAGCAAAGTCTCGACATCTATCGTGAGTCTGGGTCCCGTCGAATGCAGGCCCGCGTCATCACCGCACTCGGAAGCGTTGCCCACTCTCTCGGAGAGTTTGAGTCGGCCCGAGAGTACCACCAGCAAAGCCTCGCCATCTGTCGTGACATCGGTGACCGCTTGGGTGAAGCGAAAAGTATCGAAGGGCTCGGAACAGTGAGTGAACAGGCCGGGGACCGCCAGCAAGCCAAGCAATACTACGAACGAAGTCTCGAACTATTCGATGCGATTGATGACCCTCGCGGGAAAGCCTCTAGTCTCACAAACCTCGGCGATATCGCCAAGGAGCGCGAGAACATCGAGCAAGCCGAAGCGTACTACCGGGAGAGTCTGTCTCTCTGTCGTGAATCCGGTGACCGCCGAGGTGAGGCGGGAACCCTCAACAGCCTCGGTATTATCGCGCGATCACGCGGGGACCTCGAGGCAGCAAATGAGTACTATCACGAGAGTCTCGAAATCGTCCGTGACATCAATAAGCGCGGAGACGAGGCGATGGTACTCACCAATCTCGGAAATCTCGCGCAAGAACGCGGGAATCTTGAAGAAGCTACGTCCTACCACGAACAGCGACTCGACATCTACCGCGATCTCGACGACAGCCGAGAGGTAGCGGCGAGTCTTAGCAATCTGGGCGATATTGCACACAGTCGTGGGGAGTTCGAAACAGCCACTGAGTACTACCAGCAGAGCCTCGATATTCTCCGTGACCTCGAGGACCGCAAGGCCGAAGGGGCACTCCTTGAGCGTCTCGGTGAGATTGCCGGAGACGGTGGCCAGTTTGTGCGTGCCAGACGCTACTACCAAGAGAGTCTCGAAATTTTCCAGGACATCGGTACCCCAGCCGATACGGTATCCATTCGAGTCCCCCTCGGGACCCTCGCGCTTCTCTTGGGCGAGTACCACCAAGCGAGAACACATACCGAACAGAGTCTTGAAATCGCGAGAGATCTCGACCACGCTCCTGTAGAGAGTCTCTGCCTCAATCTTCTCGGGGAAGTCGCCCACCAACTGGGCGACTACGAGGCGGCGACCGAATATCTCAACCGGAGTCTGGACATCGCTCGAGAGATCGGACACAGCCAGGGAGAAGCCAGAGTGCTCAAAACGCTTGGAGAGGTGGCTCGGAGCCAACAGGAGTACGAGGACGCCACGGAGCACTACATACAGAGTCTCAACAGCTTTCGAGACCTCGACGATAAACGGAACCAAGCCGAGGTGCTGAGGGATTTGGGAACGGCGCTGCTACTGTGGGGTCGTCTCACCGACGCCCGGACTCGCTTCGAGGAGAGCCTCGATATCGACGTGGAAGTCGAGAATCCTCGGCAAGAGGCTCTGTATCGGGGTACATTCGCGGCTATCGATATCGCTGAAGGAGAGACTGAGACCGCACGAAACAAACGGGATGAAGCGCTTTCGTCGCTTCGCGAGATGGACCTCCTCCCTGATGAACTCCGAGTGCTCCGTCTCCACGTCCAAATCGAACGCGAGTATGGCGACGATGAGGTCGCCAGAACGCTCTACCAGCGGGCTCGTGGTCGAATCGAAGATTCGAGCCTGCCATTGGACCACCACCGCGAACGACTCGACGATGTCTCTCCACAGTGAATATCTTGATTTTCTATATCGACGGCTCCCAACACCAGACGTTTATAATCGGTCGTCGTCTGTCGATTTGGATATGGTGTCTCGCTGCCGCAATCTACAGGAGAGTGTTTGGCGTCTCGATTTGATTGTTAGAGGGCCGCTTGAATGCGAGTCCAAGAGATAGCGAATATTCGGGTGTCACTGTGTCGGGAGCCTAGTGAGTTTTCACAGACGATAACAGCCACTGTGCGGATGTTCGGGCCGATCATGAAACTTGAGGCTCTGTCGAAATTCTCATCTGAAACAGCCGGTCGCTGACGCCTGCGGACCGACAGATAATCAATCACAGTTCATCCACTCGCGGAGAGTTGTTGTTCAACAGACATTCGATTTCTCTGTTCAGGAACAATTATTTTGGTGACTCGGCTACGGAAGACTATGGACTGGGAGAAGGGAGCAGACGTGTGTGTTGCTGTCGGGATGCTACCCTTCGTAGTCTGGATGGCACTTACAAGCCGTTCCATCGCCGCAGTTGGCTGTCTCCTATTTACTTTGGCTGCCGTCTTCCGACTTCGCTCGCCACGGGTGCGGCGGTGGACAGACGAAAACCAGTGGCAATTTCTGGTAATCATGCTCCCGGCGCTCCTGCTTACCGTGTTCGGAGCAATGCCGACCAGATAATCAATACAGCGCCTGCGTTAACTGGTAACTCCGTCTCCCATACCGAGCGATCGAGAGTGCGCGGAAACTATCGGTGACGGTGGTTTCTACGGGCCAAAATTGCGGGTTGGGCGGGGGCCGTACTGGGACCGCTCGGTAGGTGTGAAGCACTAGTCGTAGTAGCTGAGTCGCTCGGTAACCTCTGCGAAGGCGACGTTCTCTCGGACATCGGTGATTTCGATGGTGACGCGCTCGCCGGGGTCAGTGTCGGGGACGATTACGACATACCCCCGCTCGACGCGTGCGATGCCATCGCCCTGGTCGCCGAGGTGCTCGATTTCGACGTTGCGTGTCTCTCCCTCTGTTACCGGTGGGGTCGGCGCAGCACGGTCGGGCGTCGAGTCCGTTGTGGTGTCGGTGTCCGCCGTCGAGGAGGGCGCCGAAAAGATGGCGACGCGGTACGTTTCGTGTTCCTGTAGCGTCCCGAGTTCGACGTCTCGTTTGGGAATCTCAATTCGATAGGTGTCGTCGGTGGCGTCGATTTGGGTGGAAAACAGACTCCGTAGTTGGTCTGGAAGCTCCATGTGAGATGTTACTTTTCGTGGTTTGAGACGGCTGGTTCTTTGTTTCACCGATTCAGCCTTCTCTCCGAGCTGTTCAGTCCCAAAACCCCACGCGTACCCCTTGATGAGATTCTTGTTCCACCATCCACGCATTTGCTCAAACATTCCGACGCTGCTCTGATTTCTAGAAATATCGGTGGACAGCGCCGCGACTATACTGCTTCATCGCTCGCAGCAGGGGCCGGGCGGACACCCGCCGAAGTGATGTGTCCATTATGATTCCGTCCAGTTCGGTTCTGCGTCATCAGCGACCGACCGGCAGTACCGTCTGAGGAACGTTTTGCGGTCGGTTCGACCGGCGTCGGCTGCGACCAGCGTCGTCTCAAGGCCATCGCGGTTCTGGTGACAGCACTCGCGGTGGCAGGGCTTACAGAGGTACTCGAACTCCTTGCCGTCGCGATTCCAGCGGTCGCCGTGTTTGTCGTACTCGCGGGCGTCCTCACGGGCAAGCGTCTCACCACAGGCGATACAAGTCACCTGCCGGTCGGCATCACCGACCCACAGTGTCGAGGAAGTCATGGTCACCGATCGACCTCCCCCATGATGGTGTCGAGACTCCCGAGGGTCGCAACGAGGTCGGCGACGAACTCCCCTTCAGCCATCGCCGGAAGCGCCGAGAGGTTCGAGAACGACGGTCCACGAATTTTGAACCGTGCGGGCGTCTCGGTTCCGTCGGCCCGGATGTAGATACCGAGTTCTCCCTTGGCGCCCTCGACGGCCCTGTAGCACTCGCCGGAGGGCTTCAGCGTCCGTGGCACGTTGGCCTGAAACGTACGCTCCTCTTCGGGCCACGCTTCGAGCAAGTCGATACACTGATCGATGATGGCTGCCGACTCCTCGATTTCCCGCAGTCGGACAAGAACGCGAGCGAGGTTGTCACAGCCGTCCTCGGTGACCACATCCCACTCAAGACGGTCGTAGTAGCCGTAGGGGTCGTCCCGCCGGATGTCGTAGTCGATACCGGAGCCGCGGGCAACCGGCCCGGTGACCCCGTATTGCTTTGCAATGTCAGGTGGCAGCTCGCCGGTGTCAACACAGCGGACTTGGAAGGCTTCGTTGCTCGTCAGCAGGTCATGATACTCGCTGAGCTTCCGCGGGAGGTCGTTGGTGAAGGCGCGCACGTTCTCAAAGAACTCCTTCCGCGGCTCAGGGATGTCCCAGGCCACCCCGCCAACCCGGAAGTAATTGAACATCAGCCGCTGGCCGGTGAGGTCCTCTAGGAGGTCTTGGACGATTTCCCGGTCCCGATACCCGTACATGAAGGCAGCGGTGAACTCCCCACTAACATCCAGCGCATACATCGCAGTGAATAGCAAATGCGAGAGGATACGTGACAGCTCGGCGCTCATCGTCCGAATCACTTGAGCGTACTCGGGGACCTCGATACCTGCCAAATCTTCGATGGTGCGGGCGTACGCCCACTCGTTGAGGAGGCCCGCCCCGCCCCAGTCCCAGCGGTCAGGGTACGGCATGATTTGGTGGCGGTAGGTTCCCTGCTGGCACATCTGCTCCTCACAGCGGTGGATGTAGCCGATGTCGGGGTCCACGTCGGCCACTTGCTCACCGTCCAAGACCACCTCTAGATGGAGCACACCATGGGTCGAAGGGTGGTGTGGGCCGATGTTGAGAAACATCGTATCACCCTGCCTCCTGTCCTCTTTGATGGGGTTTGCATGCTCACGTAGTGGCACGACCTGTGACTGGCTCGGGTCGTAATCCATCGACAGCGGATGGCCTTGCCAGGTTTCTGGTAGCAGGATGCGGCGCAGGTCGGGGTGGCTGTCGTATTCGATGCCGACGAGGTCGTAGGCTTCTCGTTCGTGCCACTCGGCCGTCCGGTAGACCGACGTGGCCGACTCACTGACCGGGTCGTCCTTCGTCGTCGGAACGATTACTGACAGTTCGCGAGTCCGGTCATCGTAGCTGGTGAGATGATACACCGTCTCGAAGCGGTCGTCGTACTCTTGGGCGGTCACACACGAGCAGTGGTCGAATCCCGCCTCCGAGCGGAGCGCCGAGAGGACCTTATGAACACAGTCCGCTCGGATTACGACTGCCAGAGCGTGCTCGTGTGATGTGCGGCCGATGATGGCGTCATCGGGGAGGGCTGTGACCGTCTCATCGACGAGCCGGTCGAGGGTCGAGCGTTGTTGCTGTTGCATCGTCCACAACAAGCCAGTTCCCGGCGTAGTACGGTAGGTACGCTGCCTCACCTGTGGTGGGATTTAAATGCGATTGGGCGTTTTAATCACGCACCCGTTGGGTTATCGTATGCGATATCTCACTGTATTGGTCAAACCGGATGGGAGGAATGGGTTCCATCCACTCGGTGAGAAACTGACAGAGGAGCCGTCTATCAAACGGAGGGCGATTCATCATATCGAGCTACTTGGTGATGACACGGTGTTGCTATTTGCTGAGGCAAGTGGCAGTCAAGAACGGTACAAGGAAATTATGGAGGACTCGCCCCACGTTGTCGATTATCTTACTGCTGGCGAAGATCGGTGGATGGCTGTGAGCCAATTTGAACCGACAGAAGACGTTCGTCGGGCCTTGGAACTGCAACGAGACTCACTTCTGATAATCGAGACACCAATCCACTTCACCCCCGAGGATTACCTGAAAATAACCTACTTAGGAACTGATGAGACGTTCAGAAAACTGTCTGGGTACGCTGAAGAGGTGGACTCTGTGACGTTCGACATTCTCGACATGGGTGACTTTGAGGCGGACGAATCATCGTTTAACAGGATAATCACCCCTCGACAA contains:
- a CDS encoding tetratricopeptide repeat protein codes for the protein MVEEQAVSLFVNLAATGITAGSGVASRKARDVIRQRVHREDLEHVATEFSKSLRQSIADVDARTETNELTEVSDNWEAVIAELAGLPGDTSQPVEKQRERDQLEVLFRSDNGTDAVQEIVEAIATAKGFDIANTPQLREALTDAVAEAYREALVDFQHRIAGTDLADVFQQELGLHLSDQLEGAQQRLTTLTEIGEQLLTQDARNEGFRQLSPAYFQRAPVTPELSWRTTFSLADVAADIPAQRTGIEADTASSELLDSLETGTNRLVIGRAGSGKSTLCKQVAIEWYRDDETGPVFYRDTDRAGRRFESRDALRRAIEQGQGHALVVVEDVVRSDARAVLRVVEEYEDDPDVSFLLDARVSELDDEMGARAYDESMTRRTRAIIDDVTSYTLPVVSKADVQRVVDAFEDATGRTVSQSVTDLYETVRSEDVEGFGAFMLLAFHLPLGIDSIENDGRAATGLEGHVRSRYETIERPADEQSLRDLTQFNPNLLADVAVMVNLLNASGIGIHPELVHALGYEYGHDIDTHDEIAAIREALTGWFLYPVETGEQTRATHPLWSTLYLRVLAQDHADQQADSRRRSRSEPRTGRCLEALFRLFDELNHRESTAREFPQSSVVAEIETHSTETADDYVRSVMDLSREWPILGPLVGTSATARYALPECCPDSTRQQTRLSRAWAHLQNGSIDSAKSEYEAVLEQSQNLTERAKVSALAGLGTIAHQRGDPEKAKEIHEERLDICQSAGYPVGEAGALDSLGNISLVLGEYQTAEKHYQQSLELVQDIGFSLGEAQSLNNLGALAQEMREYRRAREYHQQSLDIYRESGSRRMQARVITALGSVAHSLGEFESAREYHQQSLAICRDIGDRLGEAKSIEGLGTVSEQAGDRQQAKQYYERSLELFDAIDDPRGKASSLTNLGDIAKERENIEQAEAYYRESLSLCRESGDRRGEAGTLNSLGIIARSRGDLEAANEYYHESLEIVRDINKRGDEAMVLTNLGNLAQERGNLEEATSYHEQRLDIYRDLDDSREVAASLSNLGDIAHSRGEFETATEYYQQSLDILRDLEDRKAEGALLERLGEIAGDGGQFVRARRYYQESLEIFQDIGTPADTVSIRVPLGTLALLLGEYHQARTHTEQSLEIARDLDHAPVESLCLNLLGEVAHQLGDYEAATEYLNRSLDIAREIGHSQGEARVLKTLGEVARSQQEYEDATEHYIQSLNSFRDLDDKRNQAEVLRDLGTALLLWGRLTDARTRFEESLDIDVEVENPRQEALYRGTFAAIDIAEGETETARNKRDEALSSLREMDLLPDELRVLRLHVQIEREYGDDEVARTLYQRARGRIEDSSLPLDHHRERLDDVSPQ
- a CDS encoding TRAM domain-containing protein, with amino-acid sequence MELPDQLRSLFSTQIDATDDTYRIEIPKRDVELGTLQEHETYRVAIFSAPSSTADTDTTTDSTPDRAAPTPPVTEGETRNVEIEHLGDQGDGIARVERGYVVIVPDTDPGERVTIEITDVRENVAFAEVTERLSYYD
- a CDS encoding DUF7562 family protein, which codes for MTSSTLWVGDADRQVTCIACGETLAREDAREYDKHGDRWNRDGKEFEYLCKPCHRECCHQNRDGLETTLVAADAGRTDRKTFLRRYCRSVADDAEPNWTES
- a CDS encoding NADH-quinone oxidoreductase subunit D; this encodes MQQQQRSTLDRLVDETVTALPDDAIIGRTSHEHALAVVIRADCVHKVLSALRSEAGFDHCSCVTAQEYDDRFETVYHLTSYDDRTRELSVIVPTTKDDPVSESATSVYRTAEWHEREAYDLVGIEYDSHPDLRRILLPETWQGHPLSMDYDPSQSQVVPLREHANPIKEDRRQGDTMFLNIGPHHPSTHGVLHLEVVLDGEQVADVDPDIGYIHRCEEQMCQQGTYRHQIMPYPDRWDWGGAGLLNEWAYARTIEDLAGIEVPEYAQVIRTMSAELSRILSHLLFTAMYALDVSGEFTAAFMYGYRDREIVQDLLEDLTGQRLMFNYFRVGGVAWDIPEPRKEFFENVRAFTNDLPRKLSEYHDLLTSNEAFQVRCVDTGELPPDIAKQYGVTGPVARGSGIDYDIRRDDPYGYYDRLEWDVVTEDGCDNLARVLVRLREIEESAAIIDQCIDLLEAWPEEERTFQANVPRTLKPSGECYRAVEGAKGELGIYIRADGTETPARFKIRGPSFSNLSALPAMAEGEFVADLVATLGSLDTIMGEVDR
- a CDS encoding helix-turn-helix domain-containing protein, which gives rise to MRYLTVLVKPDGRNGFHPLGEKLTEEPSIKRRAIHHIELLGDDTVLLFAEASGSQERYKEIMEDSPHVVDYLTAGEDRWMAVSQFEPTEDVRRALELQRDSLLIIETPIHFTPEDYLKITYLGTDETFRKLSGYAEEVDSVTFDILDMGDFEADESSFNRIITPRQEEVLEAAVDVGYYREPRQASLEDISEVVGIAPGTVGEHLRKVEERVFAEIVH